The Panicum hallii strain FIL2 chromosome 9, PHallii_v3.1, whole genome shotgun sequence genome has a window encoding:
- the LOC112872770 gene encoding tyrosine N-monooxygenase-like gives MPSSPAPATLAAAAAAVLAALVLAVVFNRRRGAPAVSKGGGLPLPPAPRGLPVLGNLHQMLANRPVHRWLHRLLADAGGGVVRVRLGPVHVVAVSCPEAAREVLRGRNDAVFADRPTTFAAESFSLGYRSASISPFGDQWRKMRRVLTAEVLSPATERRLRAAREGEADHLVRYVRALCRRDGGAVDVRHVARHFCGNVIRRLTLGRRHFGEAPADGGPGRDEAEHVDALFATLNYLDAFCVSDYFPALVGLDLDGHERVVRGVMRTLSLHDPIVEERVEEWRLLRKAGERREPADFLDVLASLDDDAGRPLLTMEEIKAQTIDIMIATVDNPSNAAEWALAEMVNRPEVMARAVAELDAAVGRGRLVAESDARGLDYLRACIREAFRLHPYHPFNPPRVAMEDAAVAGYAVPRGSHVLLSRVGLGRNPAVWEDPLEFRPERHLPPAGAGGGVSLSEPELRFISFSTGRRGCPGLSLGTLITVTLLARLLQGFHWSAPPGVGGRVELREAAASLELAEPLVLRATPRLPAHLYDEAE, from the exons ATGCCGTCGTCGCCAGCTCCGGCGACGCTCgctgcggccgcggccgccgtgtTGGCTGCGCTCGTGCTGGCGGTGGTCTTCAACCGGAGGAGAGGCGCGCCGGCGGTCTCCAAGGGCGGcgggctgccgctgccgccggcgccgcgggggCTGCCGGTGCTCGGCAACCTGCACCAGATGCTGGCCAACAGGCCGGTCCACCGGTGGCTGCACCGCCTGCTGGCGGACGCCGGGGGCGGCGTCGTGCGCGTGCGCCTGGGCCCCGTGCACGTGGTCGCCGTGTCGTGCCCGGAGGCGGCCCGCGAGGTGCTCCGCGGCCGGAACGACGCCGTCTTCGCGGACCGGCCGACCACGTTCGCCGCCGAGTCCTTCAGCCTCGGGTACCGCAGCGCCAGCATCTCCCCGTTCGGGGACCAGTGGAGGAAGATGCGGCGCGTGCTCACCGCCGAGGTCCTGTCCCCGGCCACCgagcgccgcctccgcgccgcgcgGGAGGGGGAGGCGGACCACCTCGTCCGGTACGTCCGCGCGCTGTGCCgccgggacggcggcgccgtcgACGTGCGCCACGTCGCCAGGCACTTCTGCGGCAACGTCATCCGGAGGCTCACCCTGGGGCGGCGCCACTTCGGCGAGGCGCCGGCGGACGGCGGGCCCGGGCGCGACGAGGCGGAGCACGTGGACGCGCTCTTCGCCACGCTCAACTACCTCGACGCGTTCTGCGTCTCCGACTACTTCCCGGCGCTGGTGGGCCTCGACCTGGACGGCCACGAGCGGGTCGTCAGGGGCGTGATGCGGACGCTGAGCCTGCACGACCCCATCGTGGAGGAGCGGGTGGAGGAGTGGCGGCTGCTGCggaaggccggcgagcggcgcgagcCCGCCGACTTCCTCGACGTCCTCGCCTCCCTCGACGACGACGCCGGGCGGCCGCTGCTCACCATGGAGGAGATTAAGGCGCAAACCATC GACATCATGATCGCGACGGTGGACAACCCGTCGAACGCGGCGGAGTGGGCGCTGGCGGAGATGGTGAACCGGCCGGAGGTGAtggcgcgggcggtggcggaGCTCGACGCGGCCGTGGGGCGGGGCCGGCTGGTGGCGGAGTCCGACGCGCGCGGGCTCGACTACCTCCGGGCGTGCATCCGGGAGGCGTTCCGGCTGCATCCGTACCACCCCTTCAACCCGCCGCGCGTCGCCATGGAGGACGCGGCCGTCGCCGGGTACGCGGTCCCCCGGGGCAGCCACGTCCTGCTCAGCCGCGTCGGGCTCGGCCGGAACCCCGCCGTGTGGGAGGACCCGCTCGAGTTCCGCCCCGAGCGGCACCTGCCGCCtgccggggccggcggcggcgtgtcGCTGTCGGAGCCGGAGCTGCGGTTCATCTCGTTCAGCACGGGGAGGCGGGGGTGCCCGGGGCTCTCGCTCGGCACGCTCATCACCGTCACGCTGCTCGCGAGGCTCCTGCAGGGGTTCCACTGGAGCGCGCCGCCGGGCGTCGGCGGCCGGGTGGAGCtccgggaggcggcggcgagcctCGAGCTGGCCGAGCCGCTCGTCTTGCGGGCCACGCCGCGGCTGCCGGCGCACCTGTACGACGAGGCCGAGTGA